In one Lolium rigidum isolate FL_2022 chromosome 3, APGP_CSIRO_Lrig_0.1, whole genome shotgun sequence genomic region, the following are encoded:
- the LOC124700759 gene encoding uncharacterized protein C227.17c-like, whose amino-acid sequence MVPEEKPQTTSAEGGGLPPPRLDCIKCFDALWFCYSPWHQMQNYYRYGDFDNCFGKWGDLVDCLSLKTKRKVEVEEILIAREKARPHIWTYRTVDDAAENWWRMYKHLVVQSKPAVSAAPPPKSGGIS is encoded by the coding sequence ATGGTGCCGGAAGAGAAGCCCCAGACGACTAGCGCCGAGGGCGGCGGCCTGCCCCCGCCGCGTCTGGACTGCATAAAGTGCTTCGACGCGCTGTGGTTCTGCTACTCGCCGTGGCACCAGATGCAGAACTACTACCGCTATGGCGACTTCGACAACTGCTTCGGCAAGTGGGGGGATCTTGTTGACTGCCTCTCACTCAAGACGAAgcggaaggtggaggtggaggagatccTCATCGCCCGGGAGAAGGCCAGGCCGCACATTTGGACCTACCGGACCGTTGACGATGCGGCGGAGAACTGGTGGCGGATGTACAAGCACTTGGTGGTGCAGTCGAAGCCTGCAGTGTCTGCTGCGCCCCCTCCCAAGTCTGGTGGTATTTCCTGA
- the LOC124700760 gene encoding dnaJ protein homolog, with product MPGNLPVAISDEGMPMYQRPFMNAKLYIHFMVDFPDSLIPDQCKALETVLLPKPVLQHTEELDKRKKKMAFNIEERRGCDSNSGLRRWGHAWL from the exons ATGCCTGGTAACTTACCAGTT gCGATCAGCGATGAGGGCATGCCCATGTACCAGAGGCCATTCATGAATGCCAAGCTCTACATCCACTTCATGGTAGATTTCCCAGACTCACTGATCCCAGACCAGTGCAAGGCCCTTGAGACCGTCCTCCTGCCCAAGCCTGTGTTGCAGCACACGGAGGAGCTAGACAagcgcaagaagaagatggcgttCAACATCGAGGAGAGACGAGGATGCGACAGCAACTCAGGACTGCGAAGATGGGGCCATGCCTGGCTGTAG
- the LOC124704484 gene encoding dnaJ protein homolog isoform X1 — MFGRAAPKKSDSTRYYEILGVPKDAAQDDLKKAYRKAAIKNHPDKGGDPEKFKELAQAYEVLSDPEKREIYDTYGEDALKEGMGGGGGMHDPFDIFQSFFGGGGGGFPGGGSSRGRRQRRGEDVVHPLKVTLEELYNGTSKKLSLSRNVLCSKCNGKGSKSGASMKCSSCQGAGYKMQIRQLGPGMIQQMQQPCSECRATGETISDKDRCGQCKGDKVVTEKKVLEVVVEKGMQHSQKITFPGEADEAPDTVTGDIIFVLQQKEHPKFKRKGDDLFYEHTLTLTEALCGFQYVLTHLDGRQLLIKSNPGEVVKPDSFKAINDEGMPMYQRPFMKGKLYIHFTVDFPDSLNPDQCKALETILPPKPVSQYTDMELDECEETMAYDIDIEEEMRRRQQQQAQEAYDEDEDMPGGGGQRVQCAQQ, encoded by the exons ATGTTCGGGCGCGCGGCGCCGAAGAAGAGCGACAGCACGCGCTACTACGAGATCCTCGGCGTGCCCAAGGACGCGGCCCAGGACGACCTCAAGAAGGCCTACCGCAAGGCCGCCATCAAGAACCACCCCGACAAGGGCGGCGACCCCGAGAAG TTCAAGGAGCTAGCTCAGGCATATGAGGTTCTGAGCGATCCCGAGAAGCGGGAGATCTATGATACGTATGGTGAGGATGCCCTCAAGGAGGGGATGGGAGGTGGCGGAGGAATGCATGATCCATTTGACATCTTCCAGTCATTcttcggaggtggtggtggtggtttcccAG GTGGTGGTAGCAGCAGAGGCAGGAGGCAGCGCAGGGGTGAGGATGTGGTTCATCCTCTCAAGGTTACCCTCGAGGAATTGTACAATGGCACATCAAAGAAGCTTTCACTTTCGCGCAATGTGCTCTGCTCAAAGTGCAATGG CAAGGGCTCAAAGTCTGGGGCTTCGATGAAGTGTTCTAGCTGCCAGGGAGCTGGCTACAAGATGCAAATACGCCAGTTGGGACCAGGAATGATTCAGCAAATGCAGCAGCCTTGCAGTGAGTGCAGGGCAACTGGTGAGACCATCAGTGACAAGGATCGATGCGGGCAGTGCAAGGGCGATAAGGTTGTGACGGAGAAGAAGGTTTTGGAGGTGGTGGTCGAGAAGGGTATGCAGCACAGTCAGAAGATCACCTTCCCTGGCGAGGCTGATGAAGCG CCTGATACAGTCACCGGAGACATAATCTTCGTCCTACAGCAGAAGGAGCACCCCAAGTTTAAGCGGAAGGGTGACGACCTCTTCTACGAGCACACTCTGACCCTCACCGAAGCCCTGTGTGGCTTCCAGTATGTTCTTACCCATTTGGACGGCAGGCAGCTGCTCATCAAGTCCAACCCCGGTGAAGTTGTCAAGCCTG ATTCATTCAAGGCTATCAACGACGAGGGGATGCCCATGTACCAGAGGCCATTCATGAAGGGCAAGCTCTACATCCACTTCACAGTGGATTTCCCCGACTCGTTGAACCCGGACCAGTGCAAGGCCCTTGAGACTATCCTCCCACCCAAGCCCGTGTCGCAGTACACGGACATGGAGCTAGACGAGTGCGAGGAGACTATGGCATACGACATCGACATTGAGGAGGAGATGCGGAGGCGGCAGCAACAGCAGGCGCAGGAGGCCTATGACGAGGATGAGGACATGCCTGGCGGTGGTGGTCAGCGCGTGCAGTGTGCCCAGCAGTAG
- the LOC124700761 gene encoding putative RING-H2 finger protein ATL71: protein MSSGGPSPDGRIPPADGNSVGMFSSDRIGGFGYGVGVSVGILLLITTITLASYFCTRAPPPDDGTPSPRRGHRRRRREGDAGGDNGGVEVDDVELGIDEATLKGYPEVVYGEAKARKKKLGTTCTCCSVCLDNYGDGDVLRMLPDCGHLFHKECVDPWLRQHPTCPVCRTSPLPSPLPTPLAEVTPLALGRPSS, encoded by the coding sequence ATGAGCTCCGGTGGCCCGTCGCCCGACGGCCGTATACCCCCGGCGGACGGCAACTCCGTCGGCATGTTCAGCTCGGACCGGATCGGCGGCTTCGGCTACGGAGTCGGCGTGTCcgtcggcatcctcctcctcatcaccaccatcaccctgGCCTCCTACTTCTgcacccgcgcgccgcctcccGACGACGGGACACCGTCTCCGCGTCGGGGACACCGGCGACGCCGCCGCGAGGGGGATGCCGGTGGCGACAATGGGGGCGTCGAAGTCGACGACGTGGAGCTCGGCATCGACGAGGCCACGCTCAAGGGGTACCCGGAGGTGGTGTACGGGGAGGccaaggcgaggaagaagaagctgggCACCACCTGCACCTGCTGCTCCGTCTGCCTCGACAActacggcgacggcgacgtgctCCGGATGCTGCCCGACTGCGGCCATCTGTTCCACAAGGAGTGTGTCGACCCCTGGCTCCGGCAGCACCCGACCTGCCCCGTCTGCCGGACCTCGCCGCTGCCCAGCCCCTTGCCCACGCCGCTCGCCGAGGTCACGCCGCTGGCCTTGGGCAGGCCGTCGTCGTGA
- the LOC124704484 gene encoding dnaJ protein homolog isoform X2, which produces MFGRAAPKKSDSTRYYEILGVPKDAAQDDLKKAYRKAAIKNHPDKGGDPEKFKELAQAYEVLSDPEKREIYDTYGEDALKEGMGGGGGMHDPFDIFQSFFGGGGGGFPGSSSRGRRQRRGEDVVHPLKVTLEELYNGTSKKLSLSRNVLCSKCNGKGSKSGASMKCSSCQGAGYKMQIRQLGPGMIQQMQQPCSECRATGETISDKDRCGQCKGDKVVTEKKVLEVVVEKGMQHSQKITFPGEADEAPDTVTGDIIFVLQQKEHPKFKRKGDDLFYEHTLTLTEALCGFQYVLTHLDGRQLLIKSNPGEVVKPDSFKAINDEGMPMYQRPFMKGKLYIHFTVDFPDSLNPDQCKALETILPPKPVSQYTDMELDECEETMAYDIDIEEEMRRRQQQQAQEAYDEDEDMPGGGGQRVQCAQQ; this is translated from the exons ATGTTCGGGCGCGCGGCGCCGAAGAAGAGCGACAGCACGCGCTACTACGAGATCCTCGGCGTGCCCAAGGACGCGGCCCAGGACGACCTCAAGAAGGCCTACCGCAAGGCCGCCATCAAGAACCACCCCGACAAGGGCGGCGACCCCGAGAAG TTCAAGGAGCTAGCTCAGGCATATGAGGTTCTGAGCGATCCCGAGAAGCGGGAGATCTATGATACGTATGGTGAGGATGCCCTCAAGGAGGGGATGGGAGGTGGCGGAGGAATGCATGATCCATTTGACATCTTCCAGTCATTcttcggaggtggtggtggtggtttcccAGGTA GTAGCAGCAGAGGCAGGAGGCAGCGCAGGGGTGAGGATGTGGTTCATCCTCTCAAGGTTACCCTCGAGGAATTGTACAATGGCACATCAAAGAAGCTTTCACTTTCGCGCAATGTGCTCTGCTCAAAGTGCAATGG CAAGGGCTCAAAGTCTGGGGCTTCGATGAAGTGTTCTAGCTGCCAGGGAGCTGGCTACAAGATGCAAATACGCCAGTTGGGACCAGGAATGATTCAGCAAATGCAGCAGCCTTGCAGTGAGTGCAGGGCAACTGGTGAGACCATCAGTGACAAGGATCGATGCGGGCAGTGCAAGGGCGATAAGGTTGTGACGGAGAAGAAGGTTTTGGAGGTGGTGGTCGAGAAGGGTATGCAGCACAGTCAGAAGATCACCTTCCCTGGCGAGGCTGATGAAGCG CCTGATACAGTCACCGGAGACATAATCTTCGTCCTACAGCAGAAGGAGCACCCCAAGTTTAAGCGGAAGGGTGACGACCTCTTCTACGAGCACACTCTGACCCTCACCGAAGCCCTGTGTGGCTTCCAGTATGTTCTTACCCATTTGGACGGCAGGCAGCTGCTCATCAAGTCCAACCCCGGTGAAGTTGTCAAGCCTG ATTCATTCAAGGCTATCAACGACGAGGGGATGCCCATGTACCAGAGGCCATTCATGAAGGGCAAGCTCTACATCCACTTCACAGTGGATTTCCCCGACTCGTTGAACCCGGACCAGTGCAAGGCCCTTGAGACTATCCTCCCACCCAAGCCCGTGTCGCAGTACACGGACATGGAGCTAGACGAGTGCGAGGAGACTATGGCATACGACATCGACATTGAGGAGGAGATGCGGAGGCGGCAGCAACAGCAGGCGCAGGAGGCCTATGACGAGGATGAGGACATGCCTGGCGGTGGTGGTCAGCGCGTGCAGTGTGCCCAGCAGTAG